The genomic interval TCGCTGCGGCGCTTTCGAACTCCCGACATCTCTCGAGCGCGCCGCGTCCCACCGGTTTCGGAAGCCCTGGCGTCGTTGTCGTCTCGAGCAGCCTTGACGTGGCTGTTGTCTTCGGCAGCCCCGGTCGCGTCGTCGCGAAGATACGCGGTGTATCCAACTCGGCTCAGGGCCGCCTCGAGATCGTGTCTCGAATCGCGATCGGGATCGTACGTGACTGTGACAGCCTCCGTGACGTAACTCGCTTCCGCGTCGACGACGCCCGGGCGATTCATCGCGACGGTCTCGAGGAACGTCTCACACATCGCCGAATGCATGCCATCGACGCGAAAGAACGCCTGCTCGAGGTCGTCGTCAGCGGTAGCGTTGGTGTCGGGATCTGCGTCTATGACTGGTTGAACAGGAACGTGGGGGTCGCCATCGGCTGACGAGTGGTGGGCGTCTGCCGCCGTAGACTCCTCAGCCTCGAGCGTCGTCGCAATATCGTAACAGCCCGACGAACAGTACTGACTCACGGGATCAGCTGTGGCTGTTTCCGGAGTCGTCTCCGCCTCCGTAGACAGACTATCCGCTCCATCGGCAAGCGACTGGCCACAAAGCGAACACGACACATCCCGTGATTGGGTCACACAGACTGTGTCGCGCTCGAGTATAATAACGGTAGCCGCCACCGATCAGCGAGCGTGAGTGTATGCCTACTCGGCCATTGGTTCGCTTTCCGGCGTGCCCTCGAGTTCGTCAGGGTCGTCATCGTCGACGATGGCGTTTTTCCACGTGCCACGGGTAAACCACGCGACTGCACCGATTGCGCCGACAACGTCGCCGACGACGACAGCCGTCCAGATCCCGATGGTTCCCCAGTCGAAAACGAAAATCAGAACGTAGGCGACGGGGAGTCGTGCGACCCAGAGCCCGAGGACGGCGAAGACGAGTGCGGTTTTCGTGTTGCCAGCCCCACGGAATGCGCCCTGGATGACCTGCATGACGCCCATGAAGACGAACGCAAACGCTGCGAACTGGAGGAACGTCACGCCGTGGCCGAGCACTGCCTCACGTCCGGCCTCCTCCGTGGTGAGGAAGACGGCGACGAACGGCTCCGGGAAGACAAACGCGAAGACAGCCGCAACGGCCATGAACGCCCCGACGAGCGCCGCACCGAGCCACGTTGCCCGTTCGGCGCGATCAGGCCTGCCAGCGCCAAGGTTCTGGCCAACGATCGAATCCATTGCCTGGCCGACACCAAGTGCCGGCAAGAACGCAAGCGAGATCAGGCGGTTCCCCAGACCGTAGGCGGCAACAACCGCGGGCGGGAACGTGACGACAATCGCCGTCATCGCAACCAGCGCCATCGCCGTCATCGACTGCTCGAGCGAGGTTGGCACGCCAAGTCGCGTAATCTCACGCACGTACTCGAGACGCGGCTTGAGGTGTTCGGGCCGGATTTCGGGACCAACCCCCGTGTAGTACAGCAGATAGAAGCCGATCGCCGTTGCAACGGCTCTCGAGAAGACAGTCGCAATTGCTGCCCCGCTGATGCCGAGTTGTGGAACCGGGCCGACACCGAAGATGAGGATCGGGTCGAGAACGAGGTTGATGACGACGCTGATGAACATGACGCGCATGGGTGCGCGAGTGTCGCCGTACCCACGCATGAGCGCGACGAAGACGAAAAAGCCGAAGACGAACGGTAACCCGAGGAAGAAGATGCGCAGATAGTCGGCTGCGAGCGGGATAATTGCCGCTTCAGTCTCCGGGTCGGCTGGGAGAACGGCGAGCATCGGGTCGGTCAGGAAATATCCCAGAATGCCAAGTCCGACTGCGACGAGCGAGATAAACGACAGCGTCTGCCCAGCGATGAGGCCACCCTCACCGCTTTCGGCACCAGTGTGCTGAGCGATCAAAATCGCACCCGCTGTCGTGAATCCACCGCCGAGTGCGATCAACAGGAACAAGAGGGGAAACGCAAGGCTGATTGCACCTACGGCGTCCGTCGAGAACGCGCCAAGCCAGAACGTATCGCCAACGTTGTACGCGACCTGTAAGATCTGAATGACAACGAGTGGCCACGCCAACTGAAACATCGGCCGGATGAGCGATCCCTCGGTGAGATTGCTCTCGTCCGGTGATGATCCGCCAGACATACCCATATCCTGACGCGGGGGGTACTTGACACCTCGTGATATATGGTATCGTCACACATTCAGTCTGGCAACATAGAAGAGCGTTTCGCGGACAGGAATTTCAACGAAACAGTTGCCACCGAGAACACTATCTTCCAGAATCGTCCGACGACGACACTGCAGCGTAATCACAACACATCACTGTAGATCGGCACATCCCACCCTCAGTCCGCAATCGCTTCGTCTGGCTCCGCCTCGAGTGTCACCTGCTGAATCCAGAGATCACCGAACAGTTCGTCCTGCTCGAGTTCGAGTCGACCGCGATGGGCAAGAAAGAGTAAGGCAAGATAGGTCATCACTCGCGTCCCGCCGACGTCGTCAATTTCGGCGTACAACACCTCATCACGACCGTTCTCGTAGTGTTCCTCGAGTTCTGCGTCGACGTCGTCGATGACGGTCTCGATATCTTCTTCGTGGGTCGTATGCGTCACGTCGTCGCTCGTCGGTTCCTCATCGACCCGGAACTGATCCTCGGCGTGATAGCTCAGTTCCTGCATCCCCCGGTCGTAGCCACTTGGGGAATTACTTGTATCGTAACTGCGCGATTCTTTCCACCACGAGCCGCGTTCAGCACTGCGAAGATCGCGCACCAGTTCATCCAGCGTCTCGGGCTTCCCGCGAGCCTGCTTGCGCTCAAGGCGACGGTCCATCTCCGCCTCGAGACTCTCGACGGGGTCGAATCCGGGCGGGCCACCCTCATCGCCGCCGTCCATCGGTCCGCCCGCGTCGTCCGCAAACGGGGCTTCCCAGGGCGGCAGTTCCTCGTCTTCGGGTTCGTCCGTCGCGAACAGTTCGTCGCTTTTCATCCGCAAGAGAACGCTCGCGTAAAACAGCGCCCGGCCCGAGGTCCGAAGGTCAGCATCATCGAGCGCCTCGAGAAAGCGATCAGTCACCTGTACGATGTCGATATCCCAGGGGTCGATTTCGCCCTCTTCGGCGAGTTGTACGAGGAGTTCAACGGGTTCGACTTCGTCGTCATCGCCGTCATCGTCGTCCGTGTCGGACTCCGAATCCGATTCCGAGAACTCGAGGACGGTCTCAGTGCTTGTGCTGGAGCTATCACTCGAGTCTGCACCGGGCCGGTCGCGGTCTTCGTGCCCCGCAATAGTCAGCGGGATGTCATCGCCGCCGTCGGTTCGGACAGTGCGGTAGAACTCGTCTCTGTCGGCTGGGTTTGGCTCCGTGGAATCCGTCGCGTTCGGCTTTTCGGATGCCTCGTTGCTCGCGGCTTCCCCGCTCGAGGATCGCTCACGTTCACCGTTCGCATCGAGGTCTTCGCTCCGCTCAGACCTCGCAGCGCTCCCCGTTCGCGTTTCCGAGGAGCTTCGC from Natronolimnobius sp. AArcel1 carries:
- a CDS encoding ScpA family protein, which produces MTSEERSSSETRTGSAARSERSEDLDANGERERSSSGEAASNEASEKPNATDSTEPNPADRDEFYRTVRTDGGDDIPLTIAGHEDRDRPGADSSDSSSTSTETVLEFSESDSESDTDDDDGDDDEVEPVELLVQLAEEGEIDPWDIDIVQVTDRFLEALDDADLRTSGRALFYASVLLRMKSDELFATDEPEDEELPPWEAPFADDAGGPMDGGDEGGPPGFDPVESLEAEMDRRLERKQARGKPETLDELVRDLRSAERGSWWKESRSYDTSNSPSGYDRGMQELSYHAEDQFRVDEEPTSDDVTHTTHEEDIETVIDDVDAELEEHYENGRDEVLYAEIDDVGGTRVMTYLALLFLAHRGRLELEQDELFGDLWIQQVTLEAEPDEAIAD
- a CDS encoding MATE family efflux transporter, giving the protein MSGGSSPDESNLTEGSLIRPMFQLAWPLVVIQILQVAYNVGDTFWLGAFSTDAVGAISLAFPLLFLLIALGGGFTTAGAILIAQHTGAESGEGGLIAGQTLSFISLVAVGLGILGYFLTDPMLAVLPADPETEAAIIPLAADYLRIFFLGLPFVFGFFVFVALMRGYGDTRAPMRVMFISVVINLVLDPILIFGVGPVPQLGISGAAIATVFSRAVATAIGFYLLYYTGVGPEIRPEHLKPRLEYVREITRLGVPTSLEQSMTAMALVAMTAIVVTFPPAVVAAYGLGNRLISLAFLPALGVGQAMDSIVGQNLGAGRPDRAERATWLGAALVGAFMAVAAVFAFVFPEPFVAVFLTTEEAGREAVLGHGVTFLQFAAFAFVFMGVMQVIQGAFRGAGNTKTALVFAVLGLWVARLPVAYVLIFVFDWGTIGIWTAVVVGDVVGAIGAVAWFTRGTWKNAIVDDDDPDELEGTPESEPMAE